TGCCGAAGTTTGTCCACTTCCCGCGCCAGACTGGTCCAATCCACTCCTCCGCGGTCGGTGAAAAACTTGATGGCCACCTGCCGGCCGGTGTTGCGGCTGATCGCCGTCCAGACCTCGCCATACGCCCCGCGGCCCAGAAAACGCTGCAACGTGTAGCCCGGCACCTGGGGGATGCGCCGCCCCCCGCGCCGGCTCAAAGCCTGAGCCGTAGCGTATTGCTCCCGATCCATGCGCGGGGTGCTGTCCCCTGGCCCGGTTGCGTTGTCCCCACTGTTCGTCATGGATACCGTCCGTCCTGCAAAGCCTGGGCGAGCAAAGTCCTGGAGGGCGAGCGGAGTCCTGGAGGGCGGATGCCTTTGCCTGCATCTTACACCGCTGTGATGCAAAAGCATCTTACACTGCTGTTATCCGAATCGGAGACGGAGGGAGGACAAAACAGCGCTTCCAACGGGGACAAAGTGCTAGTTCCAAAGTGGACCAAGCAGCGGTTCCGACGTGAATAAAACACCGGCTCCGACGTGAACAAACGGTGATTCATGACGGAGATAACGTCGCAATGCCGACAGGGGTGAAGCGGCGGTCCGAAAGGGTCCGAGACAGCGGACCTCGCCATTAGGGATCGTAAGTATCGCCACCAGGGATAAGTAGAGTAGGCCTCGCCACCAGGGATAGTAGGCATCACCATCAGGGATGGTAGGTCTCGCCACGGGGGATAGTGATCCTCGCCCTCAGGGGGGATCGAAGCCGCTCCCGCCCCACGGATGGCAGCGGCAGAGCCGCCACAGACCCTTGAGACTGCCCCGCCACGGACCGTACTTGCGCACTGCGGCGATGAAATACTCGCTGCAACTCGGCTGGAAGCGGCACATGTTGGGAGGCAGTAGCGGCCGGATCAGCCCCTGATAGAGGCGAACCAGACCGATGAGCAGAGCAGCCGCCCCCTGCCGGCAAAGATGGCCGGTCGAGCGCACCGCTGCCGCGAGCCAAGCCAGCCAGGGTTTCACGATCGTTTCTCCGGCGCAAGGGAAGCGGACGCGGGCGAGTTCGAGGCCAAAGGCGCTTCCTGAACCCCAAGGGCTTCCTGAACCCCAAGGGCTTCCTGAACTGGGGGTGGCTCCTGCGCCCCAGGTGCTTCCTGAGTCATCGGGGGTTCCTGAACGGCGGGTGGTTCCTGGGTGGGCGGCGATTTCTGCTGCGCCGGTGGTTTTGGCGGGGAAGGAGACGGGGCAGCCTCCGCGAGCCGGCGGGACAAGCGGCGGGCCAGACGCATCAGCGAACGCCGAATGGCCTCCAGAGAGGGAACCTCCGCAGTGAGACGGGGCAGAACCACGTAGTCGATACCGGCGGGCAGTTCGTGCTGCGACAGGCGAAAGGCTTCCCGGAGCAGCCGCTTGAGGCGATTGCGGCGCACCGCCTTGCCCCACTTGCGGGATACCACGCAGCCCAGGCGCGGGTAAGGCAGTTGGCTCGGATAGCCATAAACGATCAACACCTCGTCAGCAGTGGAGACTTTGTGGGCGAAACAGCGCTCAAACTCCACGGCCCGCTTGAGGCGCAAGTGAGCCGGAAAGGTGTAACGGCGCGGCGGGTTCCCTCTCCCTGACACCGCTTCACCTGCTCCTCCACCCTCCGGTGCGACACTGGGTGGGAGCGGCTGTCCCCCCTTCATCGGTCCCTTCTCCTCCGGCTGTTGGATCGGCCCCGCCTCCTCCGCTCGTGGCGGTCCGGCAGTCGTCAGCGCACGCGGTTCGATCGGCAGCGGCGGAGTCGGATCGGGAGGTCGTTCGCCGCCTTCCCCCGACTTCCGAGAGCCATCCGGAAGCATGGAGTGCGAGAGCATAGCGGTTGCAGGAAGAGCAGCCTCGCCGGAGCGGAATTAGGCCGAGGCCCAAGGTACATTGGCCCGCGGATTGTAGGGGTTGCGTCGGGCGAACTCGGCGATCAACTCCCGGCTGTGGGCATCGACTTCCCCCGGCGGCACCATAACTTTGAACACCAGGTACAAATCCCCGCCCTGAATGCCTTTGCCGCGGATGCGGGCGCGCTTGCCGCTGGACGTGCCGGGTTGCACTTTCACTTCCAGCCGCTCCCCGGTGAGCGTGGGAACCTCGACGCTTCCGCCCAGGATGGCCTCGGCAATGCTGATGGGCACATCCAGAAGCAGATCGTTCCCTTCCCGGCGGAAATAGGGGTGGGGTTCGATATGCACCTTGAGCAGCACGTCCGTACTGCCGGTGGCCTCCGCCGGCACGCGCAACTTCTTTCCCTCTTCGATCCCTGGTGGAACTTTGACATCGATCTGCCGCCCGCCCACCTGGATGGAAACCGTGCCCCCCAGCGCGGCGGTTAGGAAGGGGATGGAGACCTCCGTCTCGACTGGTTCCACAGTCGGAGTGGCGCGCACCCGCGTCCGGCTTCCGGTGCGCCTCCGGGGACCACCGAACAGGTCCTCCAGGTTGCTGAAGCCGCCGAAGCCGCCAAAGCCACCGAAGCCGCCCATGAAGCGGCGGAACAACTCCTCCGCCATTTCTGGATCAACATGGACCTGTTCCGCGTTGCCAAACCCGCCGCCGAATCCCCCCGGCGGCGGACCGGCGAACCCGTACCGATCGTAGGCCGCCCGCTTCTGCGGATCGTTCAGAATCTCATACGCCTCCTGCACCTCCTTATAGGCATTCTCCGCCTGCTTATCCCCCGGATTGCGGTCCGGGTGATATTTCTTGGACAGTTTCCGGTACGCCTTCTGAATCTCCTCGGCAGTAGCATTGCGCGACACGCCGAGCACTTCATACGGATCACGCGGCATAGTGGTTTCCCATTCCGTTGGTCTCTATCCTCTTGGTTTCCAAGCCTGCCGGGTTGGAATCTTCTCGATCGCTTCCCTGGTGGTCCCTGTCGGGCTTCTGCTTCCGCCCTGGTGAGGCGGTCGGGCTTCCGCTTTCGCCATACCCCTGGACTTCCCCGTCGGGAAGCACATTTGCCGAATCTACTGCCATTTTACGGCTTGCGGCCCTTCTCAACCGCTGCCCCAGGGGGGAAATGGCTCTCCCCCACTTCGTGCGACGGGCTGCTCCGTTTGTATGGGCGGCTTTGTCTTTGCTGGCTCGGCTCCCCGTTTCCTCCAATCCTTCCCCGCAGCCCCTGCCTTCTCCTGTCCTTTCCGGCAAGCTGCCTCTCTGGTAAGCTGCCTCGCCGCTTCGATGAGTCAGAGAGGAATCGGGAGAGGAGGGATTCACCGCGGTCCGTGTTTCTGCTGCCTCCGTGATCGTTTGGGAACTTTTCTGCTGCCGCCACGATCGCTTGGGCACACTTCCGCCGTCTGGGCAATCGTTGGGGAACATGAACATATCGGGGGAAACTGAACCAGGACAACCTCTTCAGCCGTCGCCGTAGGGGAAGGAACCGCAAAGGGAACATATCGTTTAGAAACAAGCATATGGGAAGGAACTGGAGGATAGTCTCTTCAGCCGTCGCCGTAGGGGAAGGAACCGCAAAGGGAACATATCGTTTAGAAACAAGCATATGGGAAGGAACTGGAGGATAGTCTCTTCAGCCGTCGCCGTAGGGGAAGGAACCGCAAAGGAAAAAGTCTCCGCCAAGGGAGGGAAGCAGGGATTAGGCGCCCACCTCTTCGGCTTCGGGGAGCGTTTCGGTCTCGGCGGTGGCGATGCGGCCGGCAGTCTCGGTGATGGAGACGCTGCTGACGGCGAACTGGCGGAGTTTTTCCGTGGCGGTGGCAATGGGGACGGCGAGGAAGCGTTCCAGGCGGCGGGGCGGTGCTGAAGCCGGGGTTGTGGGAGCAGCTAGGGACAACTCGGCTGCGGAGTCTGCATCTGCGAGGGTTTCCCGGATTTCCACCAGGCCGAGGCGGCGGAGCTTGGCCAGAGCGTCGTCGATTTCAAAGTCGATCTTCATGTTGAGGCGCCGTTCCAGGTCCAGTTCGACGTAGTCATCCAATTCGGCAGCGGACCAGCCGGGGGCGCGGGCATAACGCCAGAGGTAGAAGTAGGACAGGAGGATTTCCCGCAATTCCTGTTCCTCGGCTTCGTCCATCATGCGGTGGAACACGCCGGCGTTGTTGTCCAGGTTCTGATAGTAAAGGCTCTGGTGAAGCTGGAGCATGTAGGTTTGCCGGGTGGTCTGGAAGCTGGCGTAGGTCTTGTAGCCGTAGCCGAGGATCAGGGCCAGGGGGGTGTAGAGGGTCAGCAAGCCGAGTAGGCCCGTGCCGCCGGCGAGGGTGAAGCCGGTCAGCGGGACGGCGCTGAGCTTCCAGCCGACGTAGCCGATGGAACCCGCCGCGGAACCGCCGAGTTTGCAGCGGTCCGTCCAGGGCATTTTGATCCGTGTGCCGGGGAGGAGCATCTCGATGTCCATCTGGGGGATGTCTTTGAAGAGTTTGAGGAAGACGCTTTCGGTGTCGGCATAAGAGCCGAGGCGGCGGTGGGGCCGCTGTTTGAGGACAATGACGACCCGCTGGAAGATGGGCACGGACACCGTTTCCCGGCGGAAGAGGCGATACCAGCGGCGGCGGACCCGCTTACCGATCCCTTTCCCTCGGATGAACACCTCCAGGGTCTCAAAGCAATTCCACTCCACATCCATATCCACGCCCCAGTCGCTGGCCCCTTGCATGATCTGTTCCAGCTCCGGGCGGGTCAGGCGGATGTAATTGGCCCGCTCCATCAGGTGGATGATGTCCGCCATCAAGGACTGGCAGGCCTGGGCGCGTTCCTGGGCAGTAAGCTGGCGCAAGGGACGGGTATCGGCATCGGGGTCGAAAGGGGCATAGGCGTTTTTGAGGCGCTGCAAGTGGGCATGGCACTGGGCGTGGACGCAGGCCGCCGCGGCATCAGCGAAGGCGCGGAATTGCTCGCGTTCCTCCGCCGTCAGTGGATTGACACCTCCCGGACCGCTGTCCGTACAGAGCAGATCGAGCAGGTCGGGGACCCGCAGGGGGATGAAATGTTCGCGGTCGGCATATTCGGCCATGATACGTCCTCCGTGGGGTGTTTTCCTCGTTCGGTTTGGGAGGCGGTATTGGTCCGACGGTATTTGTCCTCAGGGGGCCGGGTGTGTTCGGGGAACGGAGGGCGGGGCGCGCGTCGGAGGTTCTCCACCAGCAGCAGGGATTCGCGGTTCTCCTCGGTTCAATGGGGGACGAAACTCAGGGGGTGCGGACGGAGTCGCCGCGCAGATGCTCGGTCATGGCCTGGAACATGGGCAGCAGATAGGCGGCGGCTCCGACATGGGTGGCTTCGAGCCAGAGGATGCGGGGCTTGCCGGTGGCTTCCCAGAGTTGCCGTCCGGCTCGTGGTGGCACGATGTCATCGCGAGCCGCGCAGATCAGCAGCAGGTTTTTGCGTCGTAATTGGGGAGCGTAAGTGAGCGGGTCCATTGGGGCGATCAGGGCGCGGAGAGCGGCCTTGCCTCCCGCGGCTTCGATCAAGGGCAGATAGCGCTGCGCCAGGGGATGATCCGCGTAGGCATCGACCAGTCCGCCGCCGCCCAGCAGGAGGCAGACGTGTTGCAGCCGCGGTTCGTTGGCGGCCGCGATCGCCCCGATGAGGCTGCCCAGGCTCGTCCCGGCCAGACCGAGCCGCTGGGAATCAAACACCGGTTGGCTGGCTAGCCAGGCGGTCGCACAGCGGATGTCCAACACCGTCTGCCGGACGCCGCTGAGTGTGCGGGGAAGGTCGGTGGAGATCAGGCGGATGGAGCTTCCCGGCGGGCGGCGCGGCCCGTAGTACGCCATGTGCACCACCAGACCCGCCACCCCATGCTGCGCTAGCCACAAAGCCTTGGCCCGCGATACCAGCGCATTCCCCTGCATGATGTCCAAAACGATGGCCGCTGGAAACGGACCCGCGCCAGGTGGCAGGAACAACTCCGCATGCACCGTGTTGTTCTCCACCACGTCCGTGGTCACCGGCGAGGGAAAGGTCAGATCGTAAATCCGCACGCCGCAGCAGATCAACTCCTGCCGCAACCGCAAGGTATAGCGAAAGGTGTAGGGCTTGGGAAAGCGGAACAATTCAGCGACACCGGCCGCCTCGTCGTTGCGAGAATCCACCGTGATCTGCCCGCTGGGCTGAGCTTCCAGGCGGTGCGCTGCCGAGAGGGAGCGTGGCGCTTCCATATCATCTGCGGCCTGCGCCTGACCCGGACGGCCCCACCCTCCGGCCATCACCCCGGCCAGCCCACCCAAGGCTACCATGACCAGCCGCCACACCTTCGCCTGACCCGGCTGTGCGTTCCACGATCGGCTCGTCTGCATACTCTCGGCCTCCCCTACGGCTTGGTCCCCCCCTACGGAGGGATTCGCTCGGAGCGGCATCGTATTGTCCCGCTTCAGGGACTCGGAGCACGGACACTCCCGAAACCGCCCCGCACCTTCCCGACAATTACCGATCATACCGCAGGGGCCGCCGCGCCCTCAAGGGTCGTAGTTTCTGTTTTCATCAGATGGGAATTGGACCAAAGCAAGCACAGCGAAGGCCGGCTTCCATCGGTAACTCCAACGTTGAATATATTGGCAGGCTGAGCCTCAGCGTTGAACATGCTAGCCGATCGGGCTTTAGTGTCGAACTGGCAATCGAAAGAGGCGGCCGTCAGCGTCGAATACGCTGGTAGGTTGGAAGAGGCGGCTGGTTGTAATTCGGATAGCGTGTGGAGGGAAACAGGGTGGGAGCCGGGAGGGGACTCGGCCCGGCCTGGGTATGCGGCACCACAATTTTCTTGCCGAAGAGGTTGTTGATCGTCTTGACGTAGCCGTTGTTTTCGACGGCCTGGGCGGTGGTCGCCCCCAGGAGCTGGATGGTCTTCTCCGCCAGCGAAGCCGAAGCCTGGGTAGGCCGAACCAATAGCCGGTTCACATCGATGGGCTTGTACACAATGTCCTGGGCCTGCACTTGCGGCAGACTCTGAGCCAGGCCGAGGCACAGGGCCAGGGCCAATCCTCCGCGGACGAACCAGGGCGAAATGGGAATGGAGCGCGGCATCGCCTGTTTTCCCCCATAAGAGTGACCGGGCTGAGAGGGAAGACGCCGGGAACCCCCGCTGAGCCTCGGCGTTGAGTGCCCGCAATGTGGGGCGTGCGGCTTATAACCTTTGCGGCGGACGTGTCAAGAGGAAATGGTCGAACATCCCATGCTCTGCGGCATAGCACCCGCCGGGGGGATCGGTTGAGGGGACCGCCTGGGCCGTCGGGCCGATTCGCCCACCGAGATGGCGAACACATTCGAGCGCCGGTAAGATCGGGAAAAGGGATACAATGTCCGAAGGAAGTTGGATCGCACGGGGAGGCGGTTTTGATGCGGGAGCGTCCAGTACCGGAACCGCTCAAGGTGGAGCCGTGGTGGCAGCGCTTCGGCTTCGAGGTCAAGGCTTTGCTCCGCCAGATCGCCCAATCCCCCTTCGACCCTCTGCCGCGCCTGATTCTCGCGGACGCTCTGGAGGAAGCCGGCGCGCCGACGCGGGCCGAGTTCATCCGCCTCCAGGTCCAACACTTGCGGGACCAGTTACTTTCCTGGGAAGACGACAGCTTTCTCACACGGCGCGAACGGCAACTGCTCGCACGGCATCGGGCCGAGTGGCTCCAGGGACTGCCGAAAGGCTTGAAGTGGCAATTCTGGGGCGGCCTGGCCGAAGGGGTGGAGATCGAGCAAGCCGAAGAGCTGGAGCGCGCCAAGCGGCATCTCGATGTGCGGCGGGTGCTCTGGCGGGTCAACTCGCGCGAGCATCTGCTGACGCATCTGGCCCTGCTCTCCGGGGTGGCCGCTCTCCACTTGTCCGGACGGCGGATCGAAGCGGCGGGGGTAGCCCTGTTGGTCCACTCTCCCTATGTCCAGGACCTGGCGGTGCTGAACCTTTGGGACAATCGGATCAACGTGTCCGGGGCTGCCACGTTGGCCAACTCGCCCTATCTGCAAAACCTCTCGGCCC
The Thermogemmata fonticola DNA segment above includes these coding regions:
- the yidD gene encoding membrane protein insertion efficiency factor YidD, with the protein product MKPWLAWLAAAVRSTGHLCRQGAAALLIGLVRLYQGLIRPLLPPNMCRFQPSCSEYFIAAVRKYGPWRGSLKGLWRLCRCHPWGGSGFDPP
- the rnpA gene encoding ribonuclease P protein component, which codes for MLPDGSRKSGEGGERPPDPTPPLPIEPRALTTAGPPRAEEAGPIQQPEEKGPMKGGQPLPPSVAPEGGGAGEAVSGRGNPPRRYTFPAHLRLKRAVEFERCFAHKVSTADEVLIVYGYPSQLPYPRLGCVVSRKWGKAVRRNRLKRLLREAFRLSQHELPAGIDYVVLPRLTAEVPSLEAIRRSLMRLARRLSRRLAEAAPSPSPPKPPAQQKSPPTQEPPAVQEPPMTQEAPGAQEPPPVQEALGVQEALGVQEAPLASNSPASASLAPEKRS
- a CDS encoding DnaJ C-terminal domain-containing protein; translated protein: MPRDPYEVLGVSRNATAEEIQKAYRKLSKKYHPDRNPGDKQAENAYKEVQEAYEILNDPQKRAAYDRYGFAGPPPGGFGGGFGNAEQVHVDPEMAEELFRRFMGGFGGFGGFGGFSNLEDLFGGPRRRTGSRTRVRATPTVEPVETEVSIPFLTAALGGTVSIQVGGRQIDVKVPPGIEEGKKLRVPAEATGSTDVLLKVHIEPHPYFRREGNDLLLDVPISIAEAILGGSVEVPTLTGERLEVKVQPGTSSGKRARIRGKGIQGGDLYLVFKVMVPPGEVDAHSRELIAEFARRNPYNPRANVPWASA
- a CDS encoding DUF3754 domain-containing protein; protein product: MAEYADREHFIPLRVPDLLDLLCTDSGPGGVNPLTAEEREQFRAFADAAAACVHAQCHAHLQRLKNAYAPFDPDADTRPLRQLTAQERAQACQSLMADIIHLMERANYIRLTRPELEQIMQGASDWGVDMDVEWNCFETLEVFIRGKGIGKRVRRRWYRLFRRETVSVPIFQRVVIVLKQRPHRRLGSYADTESVFLKLFKDIPQMDIEMLLPGTRIKMPWTDRCKLGGSAAGSIGYVGWKLSAVPLTGFTLAGGTGLLGLLTLYTPLALILGYGYKTYASFQTTRQTYMLQLHQSLYYQNLDNNAGVFHRMMDEAEEQELREILLSYFYLWRYARAPGWSAAELDDYVELDLERRLNMKIDFEIDDALAKLRRLGLVEIRETLADADSAAELSLAAPTTPASAPPRRLERFLAVPIATATEKLRQFAVSSVSITETAGRIATAETETLPEAEEVGA
- a CDS encoding alpha/beta hydrolase; amino-acid sequence: MQTSRSWNAQPGQAKVWRLVMVALGGLAGVMAGGWGRPGQAQAADDMEAPRSLSAAHRLEAQPSGQITVDSRNDEAAGVAELFRFPKPYTFRYTLRLRQELICCGVRIYDLTFPSPVTTDVVENNTVHAELFLPPGAGPFPAAIVLDIMQGNALVSRAKALWLAQHGVAGLVVHMAYYGPRRPPGSSIRLISTDLPRTLSGVRQTVLDIRCATAWLASQPVFDSQRLGLAGTSLGSLIGAIAAANEPRLQHVCLLLGGGGLVDAYADHPLAQRYLPLIEAAGGKAALRALIAPMDPLTYAPQLRRKNLLLICAARDDIVPPRAGRQLWEATGKPRILWLEATHVGAAAYLLPMFQAMTEHLRGDSVRTP